The proteins below are encoded in one region of Microbacterium pygmaeum:
- a CDS encoding Na(+)/H(+) antiporter subunit C — protein MNVSLVLIVVMAVLFACGVYAMLERSLTRVLIGFLLLGNATNLLLLIVMGQPGVAPFFGSASPDEMSDPLPQALTLTAIVITFAISAFLLALIYRSWQLGQADTVEDDAEDIALRDRSVETEDTLDDEAELIGDDSTTDFVGLDTAPITVLGSRDFAWLRDDAPTDRPDRGRGSGPGTRADEPKRGEDE, from the coding sequence ATGAACGTCTCCCTCGTGCTGATCGTCGTGATGGCGGTGCTCTTCGCCTGCGGTGTGTATGCGATGCTCGAGCGCAGCCTCACGCGCGTGCTCATCGGCTTCCTGCTCCTGGGAAACGCGACCAACCTGCTGCTGCTGATCGTCATGGGCCAGCCCGGCGTGGCTCCCTTCTTCGGATCGGCTTCACCGGATGAGATGTCGGATCCGCTCCCTCAGGCGCTCACCCTCACCGCGATCGTCATCACCTTCGCGATCTCGGCGTTCCTGCTGGCCCTGATCTACCGGTCCTGGCAGCTGGGTCAGGCCGACACGGTCGAGGACGACGCCGAGGACATCGCGCTTCGCGACCGCAGTGTCGAGACAGAAGACACCCTCGACGACGAGGCCGAGCTGATCGGCGACGACTCCACGACCGACTTCGTCGGCCTCGACACCGCACCGATCACGGTGCTCGGCAGCCGGGACTTCGCCTGGCTGCGCGACGACGCTCCCACCGATCGCCCGGACCGCGGACGCGGATCCGGCCCCGGCACGCGTGCCGACGAGCCGAAGCGAGGTGAGGACGAATGA
- a CDS encoding YhgE/Pip domain-containing protein, whose translation MKVPQMIAAEFRRLTSTRMAVIALIALIAVPVLYGGLYLWANQDPYAKLADIPVALVVDDDGATINGTARNVGHEVADELVSDASFQWHVVDDESATAGLDSGDYDFAVEISADFSESIASITTDQPRTAQILLRTNDANNYLAGTIGTQAVERIRATVAEKIVREGGLTLLDALATIRVDLAEAAGGAQQLVDGLATAQSGSAQLASGSAELASGTAQLQTGAAQLADGTAQIADNLVALRDGAGQVADGTAQLAAVADRVGAASADAIGLLPQARADIEARLVAAGLPPEEVAAILAELDPVGAKLTEVDQRVQTAVGDVDRLNAGAGQVAAGSAQLADGARTAADGAAALSDGAVTAAEGAAQLSDGAAQLDGGIGRLAGGAQTLQSGLASGVAQLPDTDQPTRERQAATLSDPVDVETSAVTKASNYGAGLAPFFAALAGWIGIYALFLIVKPISRRAVTALHSPIRVTVAGWLTPALLGAVQMAALFGILAVALGFGFAHPLATLGIMVLASFTYAAIILALNVWFGSVGQFLGLVLMVLQLVTAGGTFPWQTLPAPLAVLHHALPMGYVVDAMRQLMYGGDLGRVWADITVLLVWLGGALALTALGVTRMTHRRTLRDLQPSLIG comes from the coding sequence ATGAAGGTTCCGCAGATGATCGCCGCCGAATTCCGGCGCCTGACCTCGACGCGCATGGCCGTCATCGCGCTGATCGCGCTGATCGCCGTACCCGTGCTCTACGGCGGACTGTACCTCTGGGCCAACCAGGACCCGTACGCGAAGCTGGCCGACATCCCGGTGGCCCTCGTGGTCGACGACGACGGCGCGACGATCAACGGCACCGCCCGCAACGTCGGACACGAGGTCGCCGACGAGCTCGTCTCGGACGCGAGCTTCCAGTGGCACGTCGTGGACGACGAGTCGGCCACGGCCGGTCTGGACTCCGGCGACTACGACTTCGCCGTGGAGATCTCGGCGGACTTCTCGGAATCGATCGCGTCGATCACGACCGATCAGCCGCGCACCGCGCAGATCCTGCTGCGCACCAATGACGCGAACAACTACCTCGCCGGCACGATCGGCACGCAAGCCGTCGAGCGGATCCGCGCCACGGTGGCCGAGAAGATCGTCCGCGAAGGCGGACTGACGCTGCTGGACGCGCTCGCGACGATCCGGGTCGACCTGGCCGAGGCCGCCGGCGGCGCCCAGCAGCTGGTGGACGGTCTGGCGACGGCCCAGAGCGGCAGCGCGCAGCTGGCGAGCGGTTCCGCGGAGCTGGCCAGCGGCACCGCGCAGCTCCAGACCGGCGCGGCGCAGCTCGCCGACGGCACGGCGCAGATCGCGGACAACCTGGTCGCCCTCCGCGACGGAGCGGGACAGGTCGCCGACGGCACGGCGCAGCTGGCCGCAGTCGCCGACCGTGTCGGCGCGGCATCCGCCGATGCCATCGGCCTCCTCCCGCAAGCGCGCGCGGACATCGAAGCGCGTCTGGTCGCAGCGGGCCTTCCGCCTGAGGAGGTCGCGGCGATCCTGGCCGAACTGGACCCGGTGGGCGCGAAGCTGACCGAGGTCGACCAGCGCGTGCAGACTGCGGTCGGCGATGTCGATCGCCTCAACGCCGGCGCGGGCCAGGTCGCCGCCGGCAGCGCGCAGCTCGCCGATGGCGCCCGCACCGCCGCCGACGGTGCCGCCGCGCTCTCCGATGGTGCGGTAACCGCCGCGGAAGGTGCCGCGCAGCTGAGCGACGGTGCCGCACAACTCGACGGCGGCATCGGCCGGCTGGCCGGCGGCGCCCAGACACTGCAGAGCGGACTCGCCTCCGGCGTGGCGCAGCTCCCCGACACAGATCAGCCCACTCGCGAGCGTCAGGCGGCGACCCTGTCCGACCCCGTCGATGTCGAAACCAGCGCCGTCACGAAGGCGTCGAACTACGGCGCCGGCCTGGCACCCTTCTTCGCAGCCCTCGCCGGCTGGATCGGGATCTACGCGCTCTTCCTGATCGTCAAGCCGATCTCGCGGCGCGCCGTGACCGCCCTCCACTCGCCCATCCGCGTGACCGTGGCCGGCTGGCTGACCCCCGCCCTCCTCGGCGCGGTGCAGATGGCCGCGCTGTTCGGCATCCTCGCCGTCGCGCTCGGCTTCGGCTTCGCGCATCCGCTCGCCACGCTCGGGATCATGGTGCTCGCGTCCTTCACCTACGCGGCGATCATCCTGGCGCTGAACGTGTGGTTCGGCTCCGTCGGGCAGTTCCTCGGTCTGGTGCTGATGGTCCTGCAGCTCGTGACCGCCGGCGGCACCTTCCCGTGGCAGACCCTGCCGGCTCCGCTCGCTGTCCTGCATCACGCCCTGCCGATGGGCTACGTCGTGGATGCGATGCGCCAGCTCATGTACGGCGGCGACCTCGGCCGGGTGTGGGCCGACATCACAGTGCTGCTGGTGTGGCTGGGCGGCGCCCTGGCGCTGACGGCGCTCGGGGTGACCCGGATGACGCACCGGCGCACGCTGCGCGACCTGCAGCCCAGCCTGATCGGCTGA
- a CDS encoding penicillin acylase family protein has translation MSKPRTGPLLTPHAAGSAAPPRRRSVGRIIGISAFSLVAAIVVIALIAAGFVVWTIQRSFPQLSGSIGVEGLGDDVTVQRDALGIPTITASTTDDLFFAEGYVHAQDRFWEMDFRRHVTSGRLAELFGESQVPTDMFLRTLGWHEVAAEEVDALDPTVRSYYDAYAHGVNAYLSEHRGADVSLEYAVLGLQNADYEIEPWTAVDSVAWLKAMAWDLRTNIEDETDRALIAPDFDPEQIDELYPGYPFDQNPVIVPSITPADSVPPVARAAVASSADASSADELPASATVTSRRADSVIEAVSELIGGAGEGIGSNSWVVSGDLTETGMPLLANDPHLGAAMPSVWHQVGLKCRVKNADCGFDLSGFSFSGVPGIVIGHNDRIAWGFTNLTTDVTDLYIEKVDGNSYWRDGALVPLERRSETIRVAGGDDVELDIRSTVHGPIVSGLTPEFDAIAADPYVGTDGAITAPADAPAGESAVSLEWTALEPGPTAASIFALNLAQDFEGFRAAAEQFDVPAQNLIYADVDGNIGYQSPGKLPVRGAGDGSMPQPGWDPAYDWQGYVPFEELPVVYNPPAGYIVTANNAIVDEDYPYAFTRDWDCGWRAARITDLLQRAAAGGPLTAEDMRDIQADNEFFFGKRLASAYADISVGERGPDAALDLLRSWDAQNDADSDAAAYANVLWDQLVTDLFVNGRAHPAPVADQGRLFLVVDRLLDDPGSPWWTNDALDVDGQEQMLVHAARAAYDRIVTAQGDDPARWNWGALHALELRSGTFGSSGIPAIEMLFNRGPYAVGGGSSVANATGWTIGSGFQTVTVPSMRMVVDLSDFDASGWNHLTGTSGHAYHPNYIDQTEAWQHVRLTPWAFSESAVAAATTDTLTLMPAR, from the coding sequence ATGTCGAAGCCCCGTACGGGACCCCTCCTCACGCCACACGCCGCCGGGTCGGCTGCGCCACCCCGGCGGCGCTCCGTCGGTCGGATCATCGGGATCAGTGCGTTCAGCCTCGTGGCCGCCATCGTCGTGATCGCCCTGATCGCCGCCGGCTTCGTCGTCTGGACGATCCAGCGCTCGTTCCCGCAGCTGTCCGGCTCGATCGGCGTCGAGGGCCTGGGGGACGACGTCACCGTCCAGCGCGATGCGCTGGGCATCCCCACCATCACCGCATCGACGACGGACGATCTCTTCTTCGCCGAGGGCTACGTCCACGCGCAGGACCGCTTCTGGGAGATGGACTTCCGTCGCCACGTGACCAGCGGCCGATTGGCCGAGCTGTTCGGCGAGTCGCAGGTGCCCACAGACATGTTCCTGCGCACCCTCGGCTGGCACGAGGTCGCTGCTGAGGAGGTGGATGCGCTCGATCCGACGGTGCGGTCGTATTACGACGCCTACGCACACGGCGTCAACGCCTACCTCTCCGAGCACCGCGGGGCGGACGTGTCGCTGGAGTACGCGGTGCTCGGCCTCCAGAACGCGGACTACGAGATCGAGCCGTGGACAGCGGTCGACTCGGTCGCGTGGCTGAAAGCCATGGCATGGGACCTCCGGACGAACATCGAGGATGAGACCGACCGCGCGCTGATCGCCCCCGACTTCGACCCCGAGCAGATCGACGAGCTGTACCCGGGCTACCCGTTCGATCAGAACCCGGTGATCGTTCCGTCGATCACACCGGCCGATTCCGTCCCGCCCGTCGCGCGGGCCGCCGTCGCTTCGAGCGCCGACGCATCGAGCGCCGATGAGCTGCCCGCATCCGCAACCGTCACGTCGCGCCGGGCCGACAGCGTGATCGAGGCGGTCAGCGAACTGATCGGCGGCGCCGGCGAGGGCATCGGTTCCAATTCCTGGGTGGTCTCGGGCGACCTCACCGAGACCGGCATGCCGCTGCTCGCCAACGATCCTCACCTCGGCGCCGCGATGCCCAGCGTCTGGCACCAGGTGGGTCTGAAGTGCCGCGTCAAGAACGCGGACTGCGGGTTCGATCTGTCGGGCTTCAGCTTCTCCGGCGTCCCGGGAATCGTCATCGGCCACAACGACCGCATCGCGTGGGGGTTCACGAACCTGACCACCGACGTCACCGACCTGTACATCGAGAAGGTCGACGGGAACTCCTACTGGCGTGATGGGGCCCTCGTGCCACTCGAGCGGCGCTCCGAAACGATCCGCGTCGCGGGTGGCGACGACGTCGAGCTCGACATCCGCTCCACCGTCCACGGACCGATCGTGTCGGGACTCACGCCCGAGTTCGACGCGATCGCGGCGGATCCGTACGTCGGAACCGACGGCGCCATCACCGCGCCCGCCGATGCCCCGGCGGGTGAGTCTGCCGTCAGCCTCGAGTGGACCGCGTTGGAGCCCGGCCCGACAGCGGCATCCATCTTCGCTCTCAACCTCGCCCAGGATTTCGAGGGATTCCGCGCCGCTGCCGAGCAGTTCGACGTGCCCGCGCAGAACCTGATCTACGCCGACGTCGACGGGAACATCGGCTACCAGTCACCGGGGAAGCTGCCTGTCCGCGGCGCCGGCGACGGTTCGATGCCGCAGCCCGGCTGGGATCCGGCGTACGACTGGCAGGGGTATGTCCCGTTTGAGGAATTGCCCGTCGTCTACAACCCGCCTGCGGGCTACATCGTGACTGCCAACAACGCTATCGTCGACGAGGACTACCCCTACGCCTTCACCCGAGACTGGGATTGCGGTTGGCGCGCGGCCCGGATCACCGATCTCCTCCAGCGCGCGGCAGCCGGCGGCCCGCTGACCGCCGAGGACATGCGCGACATCCAGGCCGACAACGAGTTCTTCTTCGGCAAGCGCCTGGCCTCCGCATACGCCGACATCTCGGTCGGCGAGCGCGGTCCCGACGCGGCGCTGGATCTGCTGCGATCGTGGGACGCGCAGAACGATGCGGACTCGGATGCCGCGGCCTACGCCAACGTGCTCTGGGACCAGCTCGTGACGGACCTGTTCGTGAACGGTCGCGCGCACCCCGCCCCTGTGGCGGATCAGGGACGGCTGTTCCTGGTCGTCGATCGCCTGCTCGATGATCCTGGCTCGCCCTGGTGGACGAACGACGCGCTGGATGTGGACGGGCAGGAGCAGATGCTCGTCCACGCAGCCCGCGCCGCCTATGACCGGATCGTGACTGCGCAGGGCGATGATCCGGCGCGCTGGAACTGGGGTGCGCTGCACGCACTCGAACTGCGCAGCGGCACCTTCGGCTCCTCGGGCATCCCCGCGATCGAGATGCTGTTCAATCGCGGTCCGTACGCAGTGGGCGGCGGCTCATCGGTGGCCAACGCGACCGGATGGACCATCGGCAGCGGCTTCCAGACGGTGACGGTGCCCTCGATGAGAATGGTCGTCGACCTGTCGGACTTCGACGCCTCGGGCTGGAACCACCTCACCGGAACGAGCGGCCACGCGTACCATCCGAACTACATCGATCAGACCGAGGCGTGGCAGCACGTGCGCCTGACGCCGTGGGCGTTCAGTGAGAGCGCCGTGGCGGCGGCGACCACCGACACGCTGACCCTCATGCCCGCCCGCTGA
- a CDS encoding Na+/H+ antiporter subunit E: MTAPIHHTSRADHSAASTAGRPARQPGDGAGAAKRGVLAQVWRQLPFFVWLIALWMLLWGQFTVLAFITGLIAAIAVTRVFRLPPVELSGRVNLWYGLVFVLEFIASLVKGSLIVAWQVLDFRRQPGTAIIAVPLRTDDDLIMTHTAVTASLIPGSLIVDADRDRRILYLHVIGVRDAADIEKQRESVLHWEQRIVMAVGSRAQMALYRPTRSASSETPQPSRKGGTS; this comes from the coding sequence ATGACCGCGCCGATCCACCACACCTCCCGCGCCGATCACAGCGCCGCCAGCACCGCGGGCCGCCCGGCACGCCAGCCCGGAGACGGCGCGGGTGCCGCCAAGCGAGGCGTGCTCGCGCAGGTCTGGCGTCAGCTGCCGTTCTTCGTCTGGCTCATCGCCCTGTGGATGCTGCTGTGGGGTCAGTTCACCGTGCTGGCCTTCATCACCGGCCTCATCGCTGCGATCGCCGTCACCCGCGTGTTCCGACTGCCGCCGGTCGAGCTCTCCGGCCGGGTGAACCTCTGGTACGGGCTGGTCTTCGTCCTGGAGTTCATCGCGTCGCTGGTCAAGGGATCCTTGATCGTCGCGTGGCAGGTGCTGGATTTCCGGCGTCAGCCCGGCACCGCGATCATCGCCGTTCCCCTTCGCACGGACGACGACCTGATCATGACGCACACCGCCGTGACAGCGTCCCTCATCCCGGGGTCGCTCATCGTCGATGCCGATCGCGACCGGCGGATCCTCTACCTGCACGTGATCGGCGTGCGCGACGCGGCGGACATCGAGAAGCAGCGTGAGAGCGTGCTGCACTGGGAGCAGCGCATCGTGATGGCGGTGGGCTCGCGCGCCCAGATGGCACTGTATCGCCCGACTCGCTCCGCGTCGTCGGAGACACCGCAGCCGTCGCGGAAGGGAGGGACATCATGA
- a CDS encoding aggregation-promoting factor C-terminal-like domain-containing protein — MRFRTFSRARAANRAKKSLLPVVVAAAILTAGGISAGAASAMAVTPAPAALSPTVAPTAERPIDQDAAFQVTVALAVERNAAGKVDTAHLASAIDELSDSSSLSTRSVRALTTQMKAASVEVSASLTAYNAAAAAQAAADAAAAEAAAQAAAAEALAQANTPDGARATARSLAASQYGWGDDQFSCLDSLWQKESGWDYQAYNEGGGATGIPQALPGSKMASFGSDWETNATTQIAWGLDYISAVYGTPCSAWGHSQSVNWY, encoded by the coding sequence GTGCGCTTTCGCACTTTCAGCCGCGCGCGTGCCGCGAACCGAGCGAAGAAGTCCCTCCTGCCCGTCGTCGTCGCCGCAGCGATCCTGACCGCCGGCGGCATCTCGGCCGGCGCCGCGAGCGCGATGGCCGTTACCCCTGCACCCGCCGCGCTCAGCCCGACGGTCGCCCCGACAGCGGAGCGCCCGATCGACCAGGACGCCGCGTTCCAGGTCACGGTCGCCCTCGCTGTGGAGCGCAACGCGGCCGGCAAGGTCGACACCGCCCACCTCGCCTCCGCGATCGACGAGCTCAGCGACTCCTCGTCGCTGTCCACCCGATCCGTGCGCGCGCTCACGACGCAGATGAAGGCTGCATCCGTCGAGGTGTCAGCCTCCCTGACGGCGTACAACGCCGCTGCGGCGGCGCAGGCGGCCGCGGATGCCGCAGCGGCGGAAGCGGCCGCACAGGCAGCCGCCGCCGAGGCGCTCGCCCAGGCCAACACGCCCGACGGTGCCCGTGCCACGGCGCGCAGCCTCGCCGCATCGCAGTACGGGTGGGGCGACGACCAGTTCTCCTGCCTGGATTCGCTCTGGCAGAAGGAGTCCGGCTGGGACTACCAGGCCTACAACGAGGGCGGCGGCGCCACCGGCATCCCCCAGGCGCTCCCCGGCTCGAAGATGGCGTCCTTCGGCTCGGACTGGGAGACCAACGCCACCACCCAGATCGCCTGGGGACTGGACTACATCTCCGCCGTCTACGGCACACCGTGCTCGGCGTGGGGCCACTCCCAGTCGGTCAACTGGTACTGA
- a CDS encoding Na+/H+ antiporter subunit D, translated as MNFSALVPLLVTLPLLGAAIALIAGRHRRTQIAVSIATLTIVLAIAAVLLVVVDAGDAPIAVSVGGWPIPFGIVLYVDRLAALLVVVSSVVLLAVLFFSVGQGAADNDDDTPVSIFHPSYLILAAGIFTAFIAGDLFNLYVGFEILLVASYVLITLGGTESRIRSGVVYIVVSLVSSILFLAAIAVIYGALGTVNMVQISERMVELPQQTQTVLHVLLLLAFSIKAAVFPLSFWLPDSYPTAPAPVTAVFAGLLTKVGVYAMIRTETELFRDNDVNTLLLVVALATMIVGVLGALAQAELKRILSFTLVSHVGYMVFGLAIATPAAIGATIYYMVHHIVVQTTLFLAVGLIERRAGSTSILRVKGLMRAAPVIAVLYFIPAVNLGGLPPFSGFIGKYALFDAAAEVGTPLMMVLIVAGIVTSLLTLYALMRAWNLAFWREEDDSAETEARISYLGASPAAAVETERRVIPRIMTAATAGMVAVTVALTIFAGPLYDVCARIGAALLEPVSISQLEDEAGR; from the coding sequence ATGAACTTCAGCGCCCTCGTCCCCCTCCTCGTGACCCTGCCGCTCCTGGGTGCGGCCATCGCACTGATCGCCGGGCGGCACCGCCGAACGCAGATCGCTGTGTCGATCGCGACCCTGACCATCGTGCTCGCGATCGCCGCCGTGCTGCTGGTGGTCGTGGATGCGGGCGATGCACCGATCGCGGTCTCGGTCGGCGGCTGGCCGATCCCGTTCGGGATCGTGCTGTACGTCGACCGGCTGGCGGCCCTGCTGGTCGTCGTCTCGAGCGTCGTCCTGCTGGCCGTGCTGTTCTTCTCGGTCGGGCAGGGCGCCGCCGACAACGATGATGACACGCCGGTGTCGATATTCCACCCGTCGTACCTGATCCTTGCTGCGGGCATCTTCACCGCGTTCATCGCCGGTGATCTGTTCAATCTCTACGTCGGATTCGAGATCCTGCTCGTGGCCTCCTACGTGCTGATCACGCTCGGCGGCACGGAGTCGCGCATCCGAAGCGGTGTGGTCTACATCGTCGTATCGCTCGTGTCCTCGATCCTGTTCCTGGCGGCGATCGCAGTCATCTACGGCGCACTCGGTACCGTGAACATGGTGCAGATCTCGGAGCGCATGGTCGAGCTGCCGCAGCAGACCCAGACCGTGCTCCACGTGCTGCTCCTCCTGGCCTTCAGCATCAAGGCGGCCGTCTTCCCGCTCTCGTTCTGGCTGCCGGACTCGTACCCGACCGCGCCGGCACCGGTGACCGCCGTCTTCGCCGGCCTGCTGACCAAGGTCGGCGTCTACGCCATGATCCGCACCGAGACGGAGCTCTTCCGCGACAACGACGTGAACACGCTGCTGCTGGTGGTCGCCCTCGCGACGATGATCGTCGGGGTCCTGGGTGCGCTCGCCCAGGCCGAGCTCAAACGAATACTCTCGTTCACCCTGGTCAGTCACGTGGGCTACATGGTGTTCGGTCTGGCGATCGCCACACCGGCGGCGATCGGCGCGACCATCTACTACATGGTCCATCACATCGTCGTGCAGACCACCCTGTTCCTGGCCGTCGGTCTCATCGAGCGTCGTGCCGGCAGCACGTCGATCCTGCGCGTCAAGGGACTCATGCGGGCCGCCCCGGTGATCGCGGTGCTCTACTTCATCCCCGCCGTCAACCTCGGGGGGCTGCCGCCGTTCTCGGGATTCATCGGCAAGTACGCCCTGTTCGACGCGGCGGCCGAGGTCGGTACGCCGCTGATGATGGTGCTGATCGTGGCCGGCATCGTGACGTCGCTGCTCACGCTCTATGCGCTGATGCGGGCGTGGAACCTCGCCTTCTGGCGCGAGGAGGACGACTCGGCGGAAACGGAGGCGCGCATCTCGTACCTGGGTGCGTCGCCGGCGGCCGCCGTGGAGACCGAGCGCCGCGTCATCCCGCGCATCATGACCGCGGCGACCGCGGGGATGGTCGCGGTGACCGTCGCCCTGACGATCTTCGCCGGGCCGCTGTACGACGTGTGCGCCCGCATCGGCGCCGCGCTCCTGGAACCGGTCAGCATCTCGCAGCTCGAGGACGAGGCGGGACGATGA
- a CDS encoding monovalent cation/H+ antiporter complex subunit F, with protein MSILLVVIYVVFAIAALLTLWRIVKGPSILDRAVASDVLLTLVMCVLGAEMAINHHTRTLPVLLIIAAVGVFGSISIARFVARKDNVDQ; from the coding sequence ATGAGCATCCTGCTCGTCGTGATCTACGTGGTCTTCGCGATCGCCGCGCTCCTGACGCTGTGGCGCATCGTCAAAGGACCCTCGATCCTGGATCGGGCCGTCGCATCCGATGTCCTGCTCACGCTCGTGATGTGCGTGCTGGGTGCCGAGATGGCCATCAATCACCACACCCGCACGCTGCCGGTGCTGCTGATCATCGCGGCCGTCGGCGTGTTCGGATCGATCTCGATCGCGCGGTTCGTCGCGCGGAAGGACAACGTGGACCAGTGA
- a CDS encoding P-loop NTPase family protein: MKVELREVAKGRRMHALPETSLTFESGRVVLVAAETEQRPTVLGLIASGRLRPDAGSVTIDGRTDASALRLATALVDAPDVSEPEPNVSVAGVVAEELMFAGLASHPIAARRWLEDLGIAEIAGTPIGNVEPEERIRILCELAALRAGVAGLVLTSPDRHGGEPAAWWSIAEDFAGRGLAVLVIAGRASAALLAHAESPAAGEEQVLAAEAERPVPADEAPAADADPAPEASERRTIPLSSEDSGEIVRHSDNSPTLGSEDGRETDAGEADAGTPPTDEDEATRA, encoded by the coding sequence GTGAAGGTGGAACTGCGCGAGGTCGCCAAAGGCCGGCGGATGCACGCCCTGCCCGAGACGAGCCTGACCTTCGAGTCCGGCCGTGTCGTGCTGGTCGCCGCGGAGACCGAGCAGCGCCCGACCGTGCTCGGCCTGATCGCGTCGGGCCGCCTGCGCCCCGACGCCGGCAGTGTCACCATCGACGGAAGGACGGATGCCTCGGCGCTTCGCCTGGCGACCGCGCTGGTCGATGCGCCCGACGTCTCCGAACCCGAGCCGAACGTCTCGGTCGCCGGCGTCGTTGCCGAGGAGCTCATGTTCGCCGGCCTCGCGTCGCATCCGATCGCCGCGCGGCGCTGGCTCGAGGATCTCGGCATAGCCGAGATCGCCGGCACGCCGATCGGCAATGTGGAGCCCGAGGAGCGGATCCGGATCCTGTGCGAACTCGCCGCGCTGCGGGCCGGCGTCGCGGGGCTCGTCCTCACCTCGCCCGACCGGCACGGCGGGGAGCCCGCCGCGTGGTGGTCGATCGCCGAGGACTTCGCCGGCCGCGGACTCGCGGTCCTGGTGATCGCCGGGCGCGCCTCGGCGGCCCTGCTCGCCCACGCCGAGTCGCCAGCCGCCGGCGAGGAGCAGGTGCTCGCCGCCGAGGCGGAGCGCCCCGTTCCCGCCGACGAAGCACCCGCCGCCGACGCGGACCCTGCCCCCGAGGCATCCGAACGTCGGACGATCCCGCTTTCGTCGGAGGATTCCGGCGAAATCGTCCGACATTCGGATAATTCTCCGACGCTCGGATCCGAGGACGGCCGTGAGACCGACGCTGGTGAAGCGGATGCCGGGACTCCGCCGACCGACGAGGACGAGGCGACCCGCGCATGA
- the mnhG gene encoding monovalent cation/H(+) antiporter subunit G, whose translation MDEILDVAALILILIGALLCLTAAIGLLRFRDVPTRLHAATKPQVLGLILICLAIALSLRSWPVVAFLVPVVLFQLATAPLSAHMVGRQAYRNGTIDERSLLVDELADSKRTPPAAGG comes from the coding sequence ATGGACGAGATCCTGGATGTCGCGGCGCTGATCCTCATCCTGATCGGAGCGCTCCTGTGCCTGACGGCGGCGATCGGGCTGCTGCGCTTCCGCGACGTCCCGACCCGGCTGCACGCGGCGACCAAGCCGCAGGTGCTCGGCCTGATCCTGATCTGCCTGGCGATCGCGCTCTCGCTGCGGTCGTGGCCGGTCGTCGCCTTCCTCGTGCCGGTGGTGCTCTTCCAGCTCGCGACGGCGCCCCTTTCCGCCCACATGGTGGGACGGCAGGCCTACCGCAACGGGACCATCGACGAGCGGTCGCTCCTGGTGGACGAGCTCGCCGACTCGAAGCGGACTCCGCCGGCGGCCGGCGGCTGA